One Nitrospirota bacterium DNA window includes the following coding sequences:
- a CDS encoding GlsB/YeaQ/YmgE family stress response membrane protein — MDWTSLITTLEFLVFALVVGVIAKVLMPGKDPGQLIGTTVIGIGGGVIGGGLGGQVGLTGDSDIVAFVSAIIGALMLLMLYRWLTT; from the coding sequence ATGGATTGGACGTCGCTTATTACTACCCTCGAATTTCTGGTGTTTGCGCTCGTCGTGGGCGTCATCGCCAAAGTGCTGATGCCCGGAAAGGATCCGGGTCAGTTGATCGGGACGACGGTGATCGGGATCGGAGGCGGCGTGATCGGCGGCGGTCTTGGAGGCCAAGTGGGTCTCACCGGGGATTCCGATATCGTCGCGTTTGTCTCCGCAATCATCGGGGCGCTCATGCTACTGATGCTCTATCGCTGGCTCACAACCTGA